One genomic region from Leptolyngbyaceae cyanobacterium JSC-12 encodes:
- a CDS encoding hypothetical protein (IMG reference gene:2510096207) gives MPNLLKRLPTQGILVGLFLLFTLPFGVVLNRLVAEIGTSIEFAAKEQKGVEYNQGLRQLLAELIKQQQLSQEYLTGQTELAASLRNQTLEVEQAIQSVDAIDARLGQALNVSDHNLASYRSRKNDRQSTGEESL, from the coding sequence ATGCCAAATTTGCTGAAACGGCTTCCAACCCAAGGCATTTTAGTGGGATTGTTTCTTCTGTTCACGCTGCCATTTGGGGTTGTCCTTAATCGTTTAGTTGCTGAAATTGGCACCAGCATTGAGTTTGCAGCAAAAGAGCAAAAGGGGGTGGAATATAACCAGGGGTTACGTCAATTGTTGGCAGAACTGATCAAGCAACAACAATTGAGTCAGGAATATCTAACGGGTCAAACTGAGCTAGCAGCATCACTTCGAAATCAGACCCTAGAAGTAGAGCAGGCAATTCAATCAGTAGACGCAATCGATGCCAGACTGGGGCAAGCCCTGAACGTGAGCGATCACAACTTGGCAAGTTACCGAAGTAGAAAAAACGATCGCCAATCAACTGGGGAGGAGAGCTTGTAA
- a CDS encoding hypothetical protein (IMG reference gene:2510096209), which translates to MLPFVAVPSTIAQEFGKYRDLFCRGAGFEQVSRYVTGLLLSENKTLQGIAGQWVAGGEVGGRRAMHAAVFEAGWRSSELMSHHRAVIAKEHQGRGREVISLDWTLSHHDWGKQIFGVKRSYDYVEHRMSCFQTVVTATIANRHLIDGIDVVVQFPDFSVAEREYLKVTAKSHYDDLDQVRERLIEMLHYHKNRLEYRKRTEIAVEIVRQVEAEGQFPTADYAFDNGVLTVELTTMIESAGKHWGE; encoded by the coding sequence ATGCTGCCCTTTGTCGCTGTGCCATCGACGATTGCTCAAGAGTTTGGGAAATATCGAGACCTGTTCTGCCGAGGCGCAGGCTTTGAGCAGGTGAGTCGCTATGTGACCGGATTGCTGTTGAGTGAGAACAAAACCTTGCAAGGGATTGCCGGACAATGGGTAGCAGGTGGGGAGGTCGGCGGACGAAGAGCGATGCACGCAGCGGTGTTTGAGGCGGGCTGGAGGAGTTCAGAGTTAATGTCCCATCATCGTGCTGTGATAGCCAAAGAGCATCAGGGGCGAGGGCGAGAAGTCATCAGTCTGGATTGGACGCTCAGCCATCACGATTGGGGCAAGCAGATCTTTGGGGTGAAGCGATCCTATGATTATGTGGAACATCGGATGAGTTGCTTTCAAACGGTGGTGACGGCGACGATTGCGAACCGCCACCTAATTGATGGGATTGACGTGGTGGTGCAGTTTCCAGATTTTTCAGTGGCAGAACGGGAGTATCTGAAGGTGACGGCAAAATCCCACTATGACGATTTAGACCAAGTGCGAGAACGACTGATTGAGATGTTGCATTATCACAAGAATCGATTGGAGTATCGCAAACGCACCGAGATTGCCGTCGAGATTGTGCGCCAAGTGGAAGCGGAAGGACAATTTCCCACCGCCGATTATGCGTTTGACAATGGGGTGTTGACTGTTGAGTTAACCACCATGATTGAGTCCGCAGGAAAACACTGGGGTGAGTGA
- a CDS encoding hypothetical protein (IMG reference gene:2510096210) codes for MSEVESSRNILWNDQWQRVDAIGLELRIHHPESFRPIQVTCRNGETKPIWAFTKVVRLKKFGRKRLVIVHEQADLQDPPRFLLTDALHWESGRVMQTWSYRWSCEVFHEVSKQHTGLESAQVRNEEAVNRHFRLSCVAQSILQRTACSGAQSERFEFAQGKQTVGQKLYTLTRQAFDDLLQFIVTRCSHGHTNEQILQALLPS; via the coding sequence GTGAGTGAAGTTGAAAGTTCTCGCAACATCTTGTGGAATGACCAATGGCAACGGGTAGATGCGATTGGTTTAGAACTCAGAATCCATCACCCAGAGAGCTTTCGCCCGATTCAAGTCACTTGCCGCAACGGCGAAACGAAACCGATTTGGGCATTTACCAAAGTCGTGCGCCTCAAGAAGTTTGGACGCAAGCGATTGGTCATCGTCCACGAGCAAGCAGATTTACAAGACCCACCTCGCTTCCTGCTCACCGATGCGTTGCATTGGGAAAGTGGGCGAGTCATGCAGACTTGGAGTTATCGATGGTCCTGCGAGGTCTTTCATGAGGTGAGCAAACAGCACACCGGGCTAGAGTCGGCTCAGGTGCGGAACGAGGAAGCGGTCAACCGTCACTTCCGTCTTAGTTGCGTGGCGCAGTCGATTCTGCAACGGACTGCCTGTTCTGGCGCACAATCTGAACGATTTGAGTTTGCTCAAGGCAAGCAAACGGTGGGACAGAAGCTCTATACCCTCACTCGTCAAGCCTTTGATGATTTGCTGCAATTCATTGTGACGCGATGTTCTCACGGACATACAAATGAACAGATTTTACAAGCTCTCCTCCCCAGTTGA
- a CDS encoding PAS domain S-box (IMG reference gene:2510096211~PFAM: Histidine kinase-, DNA gyrase B-, and HSP90-like ATPase; Response regulator receiver domain; His Kinase A (phosphoacceptor) domain; PAS fold~TIGRFAM: PAS domain S-box) — protein sequence MSDRWKQIKVNWQNILASQAVQSAETNRELHLSLMSNLLELIAHVGDTSNLILDPDLDSYYLMNSIVVQLPKMLKHSAQVRAIGHSLVSAKRPLTREEEVQLIGLYSAIQLPLRGLQRGIEVATSNNPSLISILEAKILETTIATNSLLELTHRLSSTPNRVTAGEFYEISDTAIAKQLQLYDVLAPTLNQLLQNRIQKFESRKQQVQLFGALVLIVLLAAFAGFSRNLWQRRQAEQRLSTVRAAAELERQAAEARLREQEALLRMALESAHMGAWDWNIITGEENWSKEVAEIFGIDHESDHSVQTYEDFLERVHPDDKPSLLQAQTDTLESGKEYNAEYRIVLKDGTIRWVNSRGNVLRDANNRPTRLTGIVMDITARKQAEAALQAAEEKYRSIFENAADGIFQTTPDGKYISANPALAKIYGYESPEALIANLSNQIERRLYVDPHRRSEFMHLISQHDTVIDFESQVYRQDGNIIWISENARAVRDEAGNLLHYEGTVKDISDRKQAADELFQAKEAAETANRAKSQFLANMSHELRTPLNAIIGYSEMLQEDAKDCGYEDIIPDLEKIRSAGKHLLGLINDILDISKIEAGKMGLYLETFDVSHLITEVQATVQPLIDKNGNTLVVHCTSDIGTIHADLTKVRQVLLNLLSNASKFTDNGTITLTAARQEAEVTFTVSDTGIGMTADQLSRLFQPFTQADESTTRKYGGTGLGLAITQRFCQMMGGNITVESTPGMGSVFRICLPSEVHDLPRDLTKDKPPADLSSLNQVSSVIAHQADPSKSPTTILVIDDDAITRDLMVRHLSKEGFRVETAANGQEGLHLARKLRPDAITLDVMMKTAGWSILAELKADPELADIPVIMLTILDDQDLGFSLGASDYLTKPIDYKQLTRVLDKYCPRQSSDRVATVRHALIAEDDPATRSIFQRMLAKEGWTVATAENGRVALACMQQQLPDLILLDLMMPEMDGFQFIAELRSCPTYRSIPVVVVTAMDLTAADQQQLNGSVEKILQKGICSREDLLQEVSDIVSARTPLSCKSGEDSHG from the coding sequence GTGAGCGATCGCTGGAAACAAATCAAAGTCAACTGGCAAAACATCTTAGCAAGTCAGGCAGTGCAGTCGGCTGAAACGAATCGAGAATTGCATCTCAGTTTAATGAGTAACCTTTTAGAGCTAATTGCGCATGTGGGAGATACATCAAATCTGATTCTCGACCCAGACTTGGACTCATACTATCTGATGAATAGCATAGTTGTTCAGCTTCCGAAAATGCTGAAACACTCAGCGCAGGTTCGAGCTATTGGGCACAGCTTGGTCAGTGCCAAAAGACCCTTGACGCGGGAAGAAGAAGTTCAACTAATTGGACTGTATAGCGCTATTCAGTTGCCGCTTCGGGGCTTGCAGCGAGGCATAGAGGTTGCCACAAGCAACAATCCCTCGCTTATCTCCATCCTGGAAGCGAAGATTTTAGAAACAACGATCGCCACCAATTCGCTGCTGGAACTTACACATCGTCTCAGTTCCACACCAAACCGAGTTACCGCTGGAGAGTTTTACGAAATCAGCGATACAGCGATCGCAAAGCAACTCCAACTGTATGACGTGCTTGCTCCTACCCTGAATCAACTATTGCAGAACCGGATCCAAAAATTTGAAAGCCGCAAGCAACAGGTGCAACTTTTTGGAGCACTTGTATTAATCGTGCTGTTAGCAGCATTCGCTGGCTTTTCACGGAATTTGTGGCAACGCCGCCAGGCTGAACAGCGATTGTCTACCGTGCGAGCTGCGGCAGAGTTAGAACGCCAAGCGGCTGAAGCCCGGCTGCGTGAACAAGAAGCCCTGTTGCGGATGGCACTTGAGTCTGCCCATATGGGTGCCTGGGACTGGAACATTATCACAGGGGAGGAAAATTGGTCCAAAGAAGTCGCTGAGATCTTCGGGATTGATCATGAATCAGATCATTCGGTCCAGACATATGAGGACTTTCTAGAACGAGTCCATCCAGACGATAAGCCCTCTCTGCTCCAAGCCCAAACTGATACTCTAGAATCTGGCAAGGAGTACAACGCAGAATATCGAATTGTGTTGAAAGATGGCACAATTCGCTGGGTAAACAGTCGCGGTAATGTGTTGCGGGATGCTAATAACCGCCCAACTCGGTTAACGGGCATTGTTATGGATATCACAGCCCGCAAGCAAGCCGAAGCAGCTCTTCAAGCTGCTGAAGAAAAGTATCGCAGCATTTTTGAAAATGCAGCAGACGGCATCTTTCAGACTACACCGGATGGTAAATACATCAGCGCCAACCCAGCTCTGGCAAAAATTTATGGTTATGAATCGCCCGAAGCCCTGATAGCAAATCTATCCAACCAAATTGAGCGACGCCTTTATGTCGATCCGCATCGCCGCTCAGAATTTATGCACCTGATTAGTCAACACGACACGGTGATTGATTTTGAGTCGCAGGTCTATCGTCAAGACGGCAATATTATCTGGATTTCTGAAAATGCTCGAGCAGTCAGAGATGAAGCTGGCAATCTTTTGCATTACGAAGGCACTGTTAAAGATATTAGCGATCGCAAACAGGCAGCCGACGAACTCTTCCAGGCAAAGGAAGCAGCAGAGACAGCAAACCGCGCCAAGAGCCAGTTCCTCGCCAACATGAGCCATGAACTGCGTACACCGCTCAATGCCATCATTGGTTATAGCGAAATGCTGCAAGAAGACGCCAAAGACTGCGGCTACGAGGATATAATTCCCGACTTAGAAAAAATTCGCAGTGCCGGGAAGCATCTCCTCGGCTTAATCAATGATATCCTCGACATTTCCAAAATTGAGGCCGGCAAAATGGGGCTGTACCTGGAAACCTTTGATGTCAGCCATCTCATTACTGAAGTGCAAGCTACTGTCCAACCTCTAATTGACAAAAATGGGAACACGTTAGTTGTGCACTGCACTTCTGACATTGGCACAATACACGCCGATCTCACCAAAGTTCGGCAAGTCTTGCTTAATCTCCTCAGCAATGCCAGCAAGTTTACGGACAATGGGACAATCACGTTAACGGCAGCCAGGCAGGAGGCAGAAGTCACATTCACCGTCTCCGACACTGGCATTGGCATGACGGCAGATCAGCTTTCCCGCTTATTCCAGCCGTTTACACAGGCAGATGAATCAACTACTCGAAAATATGGCGGTACGGGGCTAGGTTTGGCGATTACGCAACGTTTTTGCCAAATGATGGGAGGCAATATTACTGTCGAAAGTACGCCAGGTATGGGGTCGGTGTTTAGGATTTGCTTGCCCAGTGAGGTGCATGACTTACCGCGTGATTTAACAAAGGACAAACCCCCAGCAGACTTGTCTTCCCTGAACCAGGTTAGTTCTGTGATCGCGCATCAAGCTGATCCTTCCAAATCACCCACCACCATCCTGGTGATTGATGATGACGCGATCACACGGGACTTGATGGTCCGCCATCTCAGCAAAGAGGGGTTTCGGGTGGAAACCGCCGCCAACGGGCAAGAAGGCTTACACCTCGCCAGAAAACTACGCCCAGATGCGATCACGCTGGATGTGATGATGAAAACTGCAGGATGGTCAATCCTAGCCGAACTGAAGGCTGATCCAGAGCTAGCCGATATTCCCGTTATTATGTTAACCATTCTGGACGATCAAGATTTGGGCTTTTCCTTGGGAGCCTCCGATTATCTAACCAAGCCAATTGACTACAAACAGCTAACGCGGGTGCTCGACAAATATTGCCCAAGACAAAGCAGCGATCGCGTCGCCACTGTAAGACACGCCCTGATTGCAGAAGATGATCCTGCCACACGCTCTATTTTTCAACGCATGTTGGCAAAGGAAGGGTGGACTGTTGCCACAGCTGAAAATGGTCGGGTTGCCCTGGCATGTATGCAGCAGCAGCTACCTGACTTAATTTTGCTGGATTTGATGATGCCTGAAATGGATGGATTTCAGTTCATCGCTGAACTCCGCAGTTGCCCAACTTATCGCTCGATTCCCGTAGTTGTCGTTACCGCAATGGATTTGACTGCTGCTGATCAGCAGCAACTCAACGGCTCGGTTGAAAAAATTTTACAAAAAGGAATATGTAGCCGAGAAGATCTGTTGCAAGAAGTAAGTGATATTGTTTCTGCCCGTACCCCTCTGTCTTGCAAATCTGGAGAAGACTCTCATGGCTAG
- a CDS encoding response regulator with CheY-like receiver domain and winged-helix DNA-binding domain (IMG reference gene:2510096212~PFAM: Response regulator receiver domain), whose product MARILLVEDNEMNRDMLSRRLERKGFQILIAIDGAQGVALAYAERPDLILMDMSLPELDGWEATRQLKATPDTQAIPIIALTAHAMAGDREKCFDAGCNDYDTKPIDFPRLLSKIQNLLGSEVVS is encoded by the coding sequence ATGGCTAGGATTTTATTGGTTGAGGACAACGAGATGAACCGGGATATGTTATCTCGTCGATTGGAGCGAAAAGGCTTCCAGATCTTGATCGCTATCGATGGTGCCCAAGGAGTTGCCCTGGCATATGCTGAGCGACCGGATCTGATCTTGATGGATATGAGCTTGCCTGAGCTAGATGGCTGGGAAGCAACCCGCCAACTTAAGGCAACACCGGACACGCAAGCAATTCCAATCATTGCCCTAACTGCTCATGCCATGGCAGGCGATCGCGAAAAGTGTTTCGATGCAGGCTGCAACGACTACGACACTAAACCCATTGATTTTCCCCGATTGTTAAGCAAAATTCAGAATCTTTTGGGTAGTGAGGTTGTCTCATGA
- a CDS encoding signal transduction histidine kinase (IMG reference gene:2510096213~PFAM: Histidine kinase-, DNA gyrase B-, and HSP90-like ATPase; Response regulator receiver domain; His Kinase A (phosphoacceptor) domain) produces the protein MTPDTWRLLIVDDDDTVCTYLTRQLRQFSQTIAIANDGQAAIDLIHAQPFDLVLLDILMPGINGFQVLESLKSHAILPQTPVIVISGLDDLDSLIRCIELGAEDYLFKPLNPVLLKARVSACLERKHLRNQEKEYLATLQSEKRAAETANRAKNEFLANMSHELRTPLNAIIGYSDILQEDLKAIAADLIPDLEKIHHAGKHLLHIINNILELAKIEAGEMELCLERFNIAPLIKDVVDNLRPSFEQQGNTLSLHLTDQLGTLYADLGKLRQVLFNLLDNANKFTENGAITLTVERRENSESLISDSGLELPPESQVASCKPQPSFPPSVPNASTLIFTIADTGIGIPASELSSVFQPFYQLDSSSTRKHGGAGLGLALSQRFCHLMGGTIAVHSSPGEGSTFVVQIPTDVVEHRVSSALLASDTSSQRSPTDFANLMERSSLVLVINDDRTIRDLMVHALNRQGLRVITAWNSEEGLRLARELYPDAIVFDPLSSLSDNWAVMAGIKADVRLASIPIIMAATHYDQDLNLTLGICDRLSNPADFKRLVTLLQHHHTQTQESNDYILVVEKDATTREILQRLLEKKGWSIQVVDSPPPQQHLDSSPPICIVLGLMPPSLSELDFLATLRQRPAHHAIPVILTITKDLSRENRTWLTGYLKMLSQQCGYSCEQALTEICHLLSTFTHGKAHSDEFF, from the coding sequence ATGACCCCTGACACCTGGCGACTATTGATTGTTGATGACGATGACACTGTCTGCACCTATCTCACTCGTCAGCTTCGACAGTTTAGCCAAACCATCGCCATCGCTAATGACGGGCAAGCCGCGATCGACCTGATTCACGCCCAACCCTTTGATCTAGTCTTGTTAGATATTCTGATGCCTGGAATAAACGGTTTTCAGGTGCTGGAGAGCCTCAAGTCTCATGCCATTTTGCCCCAGACCCCCGTCATCGTGATTTCCGGCTTAGATGACTTGGATAGTTTAATCCGCTGTATTGAACTGGGTGCAGAAGATTACCTCTTCAAACCACTCAACCCGGTTCTTCTGAAAGCCAGAGTCAGTGCCTGTTTAGAACGCAAACACCTGCGCAACCAGGAAAAGGAATACTTGGCAACGCTCCAGTCAGAAAAACGAGCCGCTGAAACCGCTAATCGGGCTAAGAATGAATTCCTTGCCAATATGAGCCATGAACTGCGCACACCGCTGAATGCAATTATTGGCTATAGCGATATTTTGCAAGAAGACCTGAAAGCGATCGCAGCAGATCTCATTCCCGACTTGGAGAAAATTCATCATGCTGGCAAGCATTTGCTTCACATCATCAACAACATTCTGGAACTTGCCAAAATTGAAGCAGGTGAAATGGAGCTTTGCCTAGAGCGATTCAATATCGCACCGCTGATAAAAGACGTTGTTGACAATCTGCGCCCCTCTTTCGAGCAACAGGGAAACACTCTATCGCTTCACCTTACGGATCAATTGGGCACCCTATATGCTGATCTAGGTAAACTGCGTCAGGTACTTTTCAACCTGCTAGACAATGCTAATAAATTCACTGAGAATGGCGCGATTACTTTAACAGTGGAACGGAGAGAAAATTCGGAATCATTGATTTCAGATTCTGGACTAGAGTTGCCACCTGAGTCGCAAGTTGCAAGCTGCAAACCGCAACCTAGCTTCCCGCCCTCAGTCCCTAATGCCTCCACCCTGATATTCACGATCGCTGATACAGGAATCGGCATCCCAGCCAGCGAATTGTCAAGTGTGTTTCAACCTTTTTACCAATTAGATAGCTCATCCACTCGCAAGCATGGTGGGGCAGGCTTGGGGTTGGCGCTGAGTCAGCGGTTTTGTCACTTAATGGGTGGCACAATTGCTGTTCATAGCAGTCCGGGCGAGGGCAGTACTTTTGTGGTGCAAATCCCGACAGATGTAGTGGAACATCGCGTCTCTTCAGCTTTACTGGCTTCTGACACCTCATCCCAGCGATCGCCCACAGACTTTGCCAACCTGATGGAACGCTCCAGTTTGGTGCTGGTGATTAATGACGATCGCACTATCCGCGATCTGATGGTCCATGCTCTAAATCGTCAAGGGTTGCGGGTGATTACTGCCTGGAATAGTGAGGAGGGGCTGCGGTTGGCACGAGAACTTTATCCTGATGCGATCGTGTTCGATCCACTGTCCTCGCTCTCTGATAATTGGGCAGTGATGGCTGGCATCAAAGCAGATGTACGGCTTGCCAGTATTCCCATCATCATGGCAGCAACTCACTATGACCAAGACTTAAACCTGACCCTCGGCATTTGCGATCGCTTGAGCAACCCAGCGGATTTCAAGCGATTAGTCACCTTACTGCAACACCATCACACTCAGACTCAAGAATCAAACGATTACATTCTGGTGGTCGAAAAGGATGCCACAACTCGGGAAATCTTGCAGCGCTTGCTGGAAAAAAAAGGATGGAGCATCCAGGTTGTTGATAGCCCTCCACCCCAGCAACACCTGGATTCATCCCCACCTATCTGCATAGTGCTGGGATTAATGCCACCCAGCTTGAGCGAACTTGATTTTCTGGCAACCCTGCGTCAGCGTCCAGCACATCATGCAATTCCTGTCATCCTTACAATCACAAAAGATTTATCTCGTGAGAACCGCACGTGGCTGACTGGTTATCTCAAAATGCTCTCCCAGCAGTGTGGGTATTCATGTGAACAGGCACTGACTGAAATCTGTCATCTCCTGTCAACCTTCACTCACGGCAAAGCTCATTCTGATGAGTTTTTCTAA